A single Ignavibacteriales bacterium DNA region contains:
- a CDS encoding phosphatase PAP2 family protein, translating into MSEKIKELFRPLTPTDISVVWFYLFLSALNLIYHSRVDEWLILILVNFAVIAAVIWLAHIHSANNSLIIRHIRYWYPAPMILLTFKELYLMIKPIRGIDYDDILIQIDRWMFGTDPTHALYAIATPLLTEFLQIVYATFYFLPMILAAELIRRERYTEGQYVIFATVYGFFISYIGYFLVPAIGPRFTLHVFETTNSELPGLFLTNFLREIINTGESVPAGTLNPAEVVQRDVFPSGHTMMTAIVMYLSVVYRAKSRNFLLVCGTLLIFSTVYLRYHYVIDVIAGLGFMVFSLITGHYIFKYWNSYTNADYTRSFGQKN; encoded by the coding sequence ATGAGCGAAAAGATTAAAGAATTATTCAGGCCGCTTACCCCGACGGATATATCAGTCGTCTGGTTTTATCTTTTTCTTTCAGCATTAAACCTTATTTATCACAGCAGAGTAGATGAGTGGCTGATCCTCATCCTTGTTAACTTTGCCGTGATCGCTGCTGTTATATGGCTTGCGCATATACATTCGGCAAATAACTCCCTGATAATCAGACATATCCGGTACTGGTATCCCGCGCCGATGATCCTGCTGACCTTTAAGGAACTCTATCTGATGATCAAGCCGATTAGAGGCATTGACTATGATGATATCCTGATTCAGATCGACCGCTGGATGTTTGGCACCGACCCGACCCATGCTCTTTATGCAATTGCAACTCCCCTGCTGACTGAGTTTCTGCAGATTGTGTATGCAACATTTTACTTCCTGCCGATGATTCTTGCAGCGGAACTGATCCGGCGCGAGAGATATACCGAAGGGCAGTATGTAATCTTTGCTACCGTGTACGGATTCTTTATTTCGTATATTGGATATTTTCTCGTCCCGGCAATAGGACCACGGTTTACGCTTCATGTGTTTGAGACAACCAACAGCGAACTGCCGGGGCTGTTTCTTACGAACTTTTTACGGGAAATCATCAACACCGGCGAATCAGTCCCTGCCGGCACACTGAATCCGGCTGAAGTGGTTCAGCGGGATGTGTTTCCATCAGGGCATACTATGATGACAGCAATCGTCATGTATCTATCAGTAGTGTACCGCGCCAAAAGCAGAAATTTCCTGCTGGTCTGCGGAACCCTGCTCATCTTTTCAACGGTTTATCTGAGGTATCACTATGTTATTGATGTGATCGCCGGACTTGGCTTTATGGTCTTTTCCCTGATAACCGGTCATTATATTTTCAAATACTGGAATTCTTATACCAATGCAGACTATACCCGCTCATTCGGACAAAAAAACTGA
- the rsmA gene encoding ribosomal RNA small subunit methyltransferase A: MIAKNIKVVPLKKLGQNYLRDTGVLKRIAETISPAPDDLLLEIGPGTGALTSALYGSVKKYIAVELDRRVIEELRTAYPDLHLIEGDFVKINLRELFEQSGSQKLRVAGNIPYNITSPIVFRLLEEKDIILQATLMVQLEVAQRITAKPGTRNSGIFGIITQTFCDAAFCFEVSRDCFYPKPEVTSAIIQLTFDGRNSDIDFDFYRRMVKAAFSKRRKQLHNSFKGTEFELSDFSDAPVKMSDRPEQLTIQDFLNLYHFFRMKKQL; encoded by the coding sequence ATAATAGCTAAAAATATAAAAGTTGTCCCACTAAAAAAACTGGGGCAAAATTACCTCCGCGATACCGGTGTGCTCAAAAGAATTGCCGAGACCATCAGTCCCGCGCCGGATGACCTGTTGCTTGAAATTGGTCCGGGAACAGGGGCACTAACCTCTGCCCTCTATGGTTCAGTAAAGAAGTATATTGCCGTTGAACTTGACCGGAGAGTTATCGAGGAACTCAGAACTGCCTACCCTGATTTGCATCTGATTGAGGGTGATTTCGTGAAAATTAATCTGAGAGAACTCTTTGAGCAGTCAGGAAGTCAAAAGCTGAGAGTTGCGGGAAATATTCCCTACAACATTACTTCTCCTATCGTCTTCAGGCTGCTTGAGGAGAAGGATATTATTCTGCAGGCAACTCTCATGGTGCAGCTTGAGGTGGCGCAGAGAATCACCGCAAAGCCCGGCACCCGGAACTCCGGTATTTTCGGGATTATAACACAGACGTTCTGCGATGCAGCGTTCTGCTTTGAAGTTTCGCGTGATTGCTTTTATCCGAAACCGGAAGTAACCTCTGCCATTATTCAGCTTACCTTTGACGGAAGGAACAGTGATATAGATTTTGATTTCTACCGCCGGATGGTAAAAGCAGCGTTTTCAAAAAGAAGAAAACAGCTTCATAATTCTTTCAAAGGAACAGAATTTGAACTCAGTGATTTTTCAGATGCACCGGTAAAAATGTCTGACAGGCCGGAACAATTAACCATACAGGACTTTTTAAATCTCTATCATTTTTTCAGAATGAAAAAACAATTATAA
- a CDS encoding ROK family protein, with amino-acid sequence MSDYIVTIDMGGTKILGALVNSKEGIAATTKKSTKVTKGKPGYPLALHETVQKLIAENGIKESQIKAICLGVPGFVDPPSGVIGMAPNLGLKNYHIKKELQKYTKLPVIIENDVNLAALGVLHFDKAKGKKNVLVVYVGTGIGGGLIFNGSVYRGAHNFAGEIGHITYDVTGPVCGCGKKGCFEAFASRTAMVRDIVNDIKKNKKRSLLSKQVKDGIQIKSKILSQALEAEDKVAVKHVSNACYIIGKVLADLNNLLNLEMIVLGGGAIEAGHKFMMPLIRESFKQYSLPFLGSHVKVVNSALGDDAALLGGIPLAHEFLGIKV; translated from the coding sequence GTGAGCGACTATATTGTTACAATTGATATGGGAGGCACCAAAATTCTTGGTGCTTTAGTAAACTCCAAAGAAGGAATCGCCGCCACAACCAAAAAAAGCACAAAAGTTACCAAGGGCAAACCGGGTTATCCTCTCGCTCTTCATGAGACCGTGCAGAAGCTGATAGCTGAAAACGGCATAAAGGAATCTCAGATCAAGGCGATATGCCTTGGGGTTCCTGGCTTTGTTGATCCTCCGTCAGGAGTTATCGGAATGGCGCCGAATCTCGGACTAAAGAATTACCATATCAAAAAAGAACTACAAAAATACACAAAACTTCCCGTAATCATCGAAAATGACGTCAATCTGGCGGCTCTGGGGGTGCTCCATTTTGACAAAGCAAAAGGGAAGAAAAATGTGCTGGTGGTTTATGTGGGTACAGGAATAGGCGGCGGACTGATCTTTAACGGCTCGGTTTATCGCGGAGCCCATAATTTTGCCGGGGAGATTGGTCATATTACGTATGATGTCACAGGACCGGTCTGCGGCTGCGGCAAAAAGGGATGTTTTGAAGCATTCGCGAGCCGCACTGCCATGGTACGCGATATTGTAAACGATATCAAAAAGAACAAAAAACGAAGCCTGCTCAGCAAACAGGTAAAAGACGGAATTCAGATCAAAAGCAAAATCCTCTCTCAGGCGCTTGAGGCAGAGGATAAAGTGGCGGTGAAACATGTTTCCAATGCATGCTATATTATAGGCAAAGTTCTTGCCGATCTGAACAATCTTCTGAATCTTGAAATGATCGTTCTTGGCGGCGGAGCCATAGAAGCAGGACACAAATTTATGATGCCTCTGATCCGTGAATCGTTTAAGCAATACTCGCTGCCATTTCTCGGGAGCCATGTTAAAGTGGTAAACTCTGCGCTGGGTGATGACGCGGCATTGCTTGGAGGCATTCCGCTTGCTCATGAGTTTCTGGGGATAAAGGTTTAA
- a CDS encoding T9SS type A sorting domain-containing protein codes for MNKLLFFCILIVLLPAYIHSQTEPVDTDSDGKKEVSTLSHLLWISTNSSGWSYSYEQTANIDASVTSGWNGGEGFLPIGNSYPYFTGIYDGQGFTISNLTINRSSSYNIGMFGIVSGGTIKNLGLESIYSYGKGTTGALVGYGSDMTVQNCFSTGLVRCEYDKAGGLIGENYYGSCSVTNSYSSATVQGAYAGSNSSYAGGFIGNNNSGSISQCYSTGPVSGKVYTGGFAGANLAGSITNCYSRGSVNGLDASGFVDANRTTLSNCYSTGAVSGTTPAGFVRDNTSTVSNCFWDKTTSGQTSSAAGTGLLTADMKTQSTFLNADWSPEIWNMDSRNDGYPYLDWENPGGSPLPVELVSFSARANGDDIILSWMTATEVDNYGFEIERIFSESGEFDNPTEIWESAGFVGGNGNCNSPRSYSFADKNMKTGFYQYRLKQIDTDGSYEYSSAVLVRFNNIPVRYSLDQNYPNPFNPETVIGFALPERSFISLEIFSVSGEKIAVIASGEYDAGRHKIKADASGLPSGIYMYVLRYGGNTLLSRKMAVVR; via the coding sequence ATGAACAAACTGCTGTTTTTTTGTATCCTTATTGTTTTACTCCCCGCGTATATACACAGCCAGACCGAACCGGTTGATACCGACAGTGACGGCAAAAAAGAAGTATCCACATTAAGCCACCTTCTCTGGATAAGCACTAATTCAAGCGGGTGGAGTTATTCCTATGAACAGACGGCGAATATAGATGCATCTGTAACATCAGGCTGGAATGGGGGAGAAGGATTTTTACCGATTGGAAACAGTTATCCATATTTCACCGGCATATATGACGGTCAGGGATTCACTATATCGAATCTTACCATTAACAGAAGCAGCAGCTATAACATAGGAATGTTCGGGATAGTCAGCGGAGGTACTATCAAAAATCTTGGATTGGAAAGTATTTACTCTTATGGAAAGGGAACAACCGGAGCGCTCGTTGGATATGGCAGTGATATGACGGTGCAGAATTGTTTCTCAACAGGTCTGGTCAGATGTGAATATGATAAGGCCGGAGGTTTGATCGGGGAAAACTACTATGGAAGTTGTTCGGTCACAAATTCATACAGCAGTGCAACCGTTCAGGGTGCGTATGCCGGAAGTAACAGTTCATATGCCGGAGGGTTTATAGGGAACAATAATAGCGGCAGCATCAGTCAGTGTTATTCCACAGGACCCGTTTCCGGCAAAGTATATACAGGCGGATTTGCAGGAGCCAACCTTGCTGGATCTATAACAAATTGTTATAGCCGCGGCAGTGTGAATGGTCTTGATGCATCCGGATTCGTTGATGCAAACAGGACGACGCTTTCCAATTGCTATAGCACCGGGGCTGTTTCCGGCACAACACCTGCCGGTTTTGTGAGAGACAATACAAGCACGGTATCCAATTGTTTTTGGGACAAAACCACATCAGGACAGACTTCCAGTGCTGCCGGAACCGGACTGCTGACCGCAGATATGAAAACGCAGTCAACATTTTTGAATGCGGACTGGAGCCCGGAAATCTGGAACATGGATTCAAGAAACGACGGTTACCCCTATCTTGACTGGGAGAATCCGGGCGGATCACCGCTCCCTGTTGAGCTGGTTTCTTTTTCAGCCCGGGCAAACGGAGATGATATCATACTTTCCTGGATGACCGCAACAGAGGTTGATAATTATGGCTTTGAGATAGAAAGAATCTTTTCAGAATCCGGTGAGTTTGATAATCCGACAGAAATCTGGGAATCCGCCGGATTTGTCGGCGGAAACGGGAACTGCAATTCACCACGCAGTTATTCATTTGCAGATAAAAATATGAAAACCGGATTCTATCAGTACCGTCTGAAGCAAATTGACACTGACGGCAGTTATGAATATTCCTCTGCAGTTTTGGTCAGGTTTAATAATATACCGGTGAGGTATTCACTTGATCAGAATTATCCCAATCCCTTTAACCCCGAAACAGTCATAGGATTTGCGCTGCCTGAACGATCGTTCATTTCGCTGGAGATATTCTCTGTGAGCGGAGAAAAAATTGCAGTAATTGCTTCAGGTGAATATGACGCAGGAAGACATAAGATAAAAGCAGATGCATCAGGCCTGCCAAGCGGAATATATATGTA